CTTAGGATGCGTTTGCAGTAACACAAGCGCAGCACGACTGTCTTTTAAAATAACACCCATGAAATTTGGTTTGCTGCTTTCATTTAAGCTGTGTAAAATGCCAAGCGCTAAGTTATGAAGAACTTCATTCTTCGATAAAAGCGGTTCTACTTGGTTTTTAAATTCCTGCACTTCTCTATATCTATGTAACTGGATCATTTTCTTTCTACCTCCGCAAATGCTCTTACGGGAAACGTTCCGGCTCCTTTTATTTTAGGAGGCACGGCGTAAAATAAAAAGGACTGCGTTAGTTGATTTAAGTGACATAAGTGTTCAGCAATTACAATGTCCGCTCCTAACAGCAGCGTATGAGCTGGTCTTGCTTTTCCTTTTGTGTCGTCAATATTCATCGAATCAATTCCTACAAGAGCGGGCTGTTGAGACACTAAATAAGCTGCCGCGCTTTCTGTTAAGTATGGATGGTTTTCTAAATAATCGTCTGTATTCCAGTAGCGATCCCATCCCGTGTGAATTAATACCGCTTTGCCTTTTACGTCTATATGGTGAAAATGA
The genomic region above belongs to Priestia megaterium and contains:
- a CDS encoding cyclase family protein, with protein sequence MKKRTYIDLSHVIEDGVITHKGLPAPIICDYLSREESKKLYEPGTEFQIGKIEMVTNTGTYIDVPFHRYKNGADLAQTAIDKTAGLEGIVVSIDPTLTAIDESHFHHIDVKGKAVLIHTGWDRYWNTDDYLENHPYLTESAAAYLVSQQPALVGIDSMNIDDTKGKARPAHTLLLGADIVIAEHLCHLNQLTQSFLFYAVPPKIKGAGTFPVRAFAEVERK